DNA sequence from the Streptomyces cinnabarinus genome:
TGGTCGCCCTGGGCATCGACTACAACATCTTCCTGACCACCCGGATCCGCGAGGAGGCGGGCCGTCAGGGCACCCGTGCGGGCGTGGTGACCGGACTCGCCGCGACGGGCGCCGTCATCACCTCGGCCGGCCTGGTCCTGGCCGGCACCTTCGCCGCCCTCGGTACGCTCCCCATGGTCGCCTTCGCGGAGATCGGCTTCGCGGTCGCGCTCGGTGTCCTCCTGGACACCTTCATCGTGCGGTCCGTGCTGGTCACCGCGCTGTTCCTGGACGTCGGCCCGAAGGTGTGGTGGCCGCACCGGCTGGCGAAGGAGGACGGCGGGGTCAGTCCCGCTGAGGCGGATAAACAGATGGCTCGTCCAGCGGGACCTTGAGCCAGGCGATCATCTGCCTCAGCTGGTGGTAGGCGCGGAGCCGTTCCTCGTCGCTGTCGGCCTCCTCCGCGGCCGCGATGGGTTCCCAGAGCCGGGGCACCATCACCGGGCCCACCTCCAGCAGCCCGCCGCTGCCGCCGGAGGCCCAGCGCGCCAGCACATAGCGGACGAGGGCGCCCACCGGGACGTCCAGGTTCCGCGACATCCCGTGCAGCGTGTCCAGGGGTTCGAGCAGGCCGTAACCCACCACGTCCGACTTGAAGTTGGCGTGCGGATCGTCCGCGGCCCACTCCCCCTTCCAGCGGCGCAGCCGTACGACGTCCTGACCGTCCTCGTCGGTCCACACATCGGGATCCTCGGCCTGGCTCGACACGGGCATCAGCCTCCTGGGAGGGGTCGGATGCCCCGAGTCTCGCCTCACCGGCCCCCGGACGTCAGGCCGTCCGCCGGACAAGCGCCAGATACATCGCGTCGGTCCCGTGCCGGTGCGGCCACAACTGCACGTCGGGCCCGTCGCCGAGGTCCGGCACGCCGGGGAGCAGCGGCCGGGCGTCGATCAGCTCCGCACCCGGGTACTGCTTGAGCATGTCGTCGACGACGGCCCGGGTCTCGGCGAGATGCGGGGAGCAGGTGGCGTAGCCGACGACCCCGCCGACCCGCACGGATTCGAGCGCCGTGCGCAGCAGGCCCCGCTGGAGCGGCCCGAAGCCGTCGAGGTCCTCGGGCCTGCGCCGCCACCGCGCCTCCGGCCGCCGCCGCAGCGCGCCGAGGCCGGTGCAGGGCACATCCATCAGCACGCGGTCGAAGGAGCCGGGCCGCCAAGGCGGCCGGGTCCCGTCGGCGGCGATCACCTGGTACGGCCCGGGGTTGCCGTTGAGCGCCTTGGCGACGAGCCCCGCCCGGTGCGGCTGCTTCTCGGAGGCGAGCAGCAGCGCCCCGCGCTCGGCGGCCAGCGCACCGAGCAGCGCGGCCTTGCCACCGGGCCCCGCGCACCCGTCGAGCCACTTGGCGTCGGGCCCGTCCAGCGGCGCGTTGGCCAGCGCGAGGGCGACCAACTGACTGCCCTCGTCCTGCACCCCGGCCCGCCCGTCGCGGACGGCCGGGATCGCGCCGGGCTCACCACCCTCGGCGAGCCGTACGGCATACGGCGACCAGCGCCCCGGCACCGCGGCCTCCTCGCCGAGCAGCTCCTCCGTCGTGGCCCGGCCGGGCCGGGCGACCAGCGTCACCTCGGGCCGTTCGTTGTCGGCCTCCAGCAGTTCCTCGATCCCGGCCCGGCCACCGCCGAGGGAGTCCCACAGCGCGGAGACGACCCAGCGCGGATGCGAGTGCACGACGGCGAGATGGTCCTCGGGGTCGTCGTCGTAGGGCGGCGCGACCTGCTCGATCCAGCCGTCGAGATCGTGCTGGGAGATCTTCCGCAGAACGGCGTTCACGAACTTGGCCCGCCCGTCGCCGAGGACGACCCGCGCCAGCTCGACAGAGGCGGAGACCGCGGCGTGCGTCGGGATCCGGGTCCCGAGCAGCTGATGGGCACCGAGGCTCAGCACATCCAGCACCGGCGGGTCGACCTCGCGCAGCGGCCGGTCGACACACGCGGCGATGACGGCGTCGTACGTCCCCTGCCGCCGCAGCGTCCCGTACACCAGCTCGGTCGCGAGCGCGGCGTCCCGCCCGTCGAAGTCCCCCTTCTCCCGCGCCTTGCGCAGCAGGGGCGGGAGCACGAGGTTGGCGTACGCGTCCCGCTCGTCCACCGCCCGCAGGGCCTCGAAGGCGAGGACGCGGACGGGGTCCTTCTTGGGCCGCCGGTAGGGCTTGCCGGGTTTGCGGGGCGGACGGGAGGTGTCGCTCACGAAAAGGTGCTCCGGATTGCTGGATGACGCTCGCTGAAGTGTGCGTCCAGCCTACGTCGCACCAGGCGCCCGGTGCCCGGCCGGTCAGACCCCGACGCGCTCGCCGTCGCCGATCCGCACCCCGCGGGCCCAGTCGGCGGCCCGCATCGGCTTCTTGCCCTGCGCCTGCACCCACAGCAGCTCCACGGCGTACGA
Encoded proteins:
- a CDS encoding RsmB/NOP family class I SAM-dependent RNA methyltransferase, which produces MSDTSRPPRKPGKPYRRPKKDPVRVLAFEALRAVDERDAYANLVLPPLLRKAREKGDFDGRDAALATELVYGTLRRQGTYDAVIAACVDRPLREVDPPVLDVLSLGAHQLLGTRIPTHAAVSASVELARVVLGDGRAKFVNAVLRKISQHDLDGWIEQVAPPYDDDPEDHLAVVHSHPRWVVSALWDSLGGGRAGIEELLEADNERPEVTLVARPGRATTEELLGEEAAVPGRWSPYAVRLAEGGEPGAIPAVRDGRAGVQDEGSQLVALALANAPLDGPDAKWLDGCAGPGGKAALLGALAAERGALLLASEKQPHRAGLVAKALNGNPGPYQVIAADGTRPPWRPGSFDRVLMDVPCTGLGALRRRPEARWRRRPEDLDGFGPLQRGLLRTALESVRVGGVVGYATCSPHLAETRAVVDDMLKQYPGAELIDARPLLPGVPDLGDGPDVQLWPHRHGTDAMYLALVRRTA
- a CDS encoding DUF6027 family protein — encoded protein: MPVSSQAEDPDVWTDEDGQDVVRLRRWKGEWAADDPHANFKSDVVGYGLLEPLDTLHGMSRNLDVPVGALVRYVLARWASGGSGGLLEVGPVMVPRLWEPIAAAEEADSDEERLRAYHQLRQMIAWLKVPLDEPSVYPPQRD